The Peribacillus sp. FSL E2-0218 genome contains a region encoding:
- a CDS encoding NADH:flavin oxidoreductase has protein sequence MDKNILFDSFEINGTELKNRVGVAPMTRISATEEGSITDIMVNYYRSFAKGGFGLVITEGTYIDDKNSQTYHYQPGIALDGQAKEWKKVVDAVHSEGGKIFMQLQHTGPLSQGNRYKDETIAPSSVQPKGEQLKFYFGEGEFKLPRTITREEMNEVKNSFVAAAKRAKSVGFDGIELHGANGYLLDAFLTEYTNLRTDEYGGSTENRVRFLVEIANEVSLAVAGSNFTIGMRISQSQVNDYFYKWSGKEEDAKIIFGALGKSGLDYIHVTEYEAWQPAFEGNEASLVSLAKKYSQLPIIANGQLENVERAVDILTNGGADIVTLGKGALANHDWVKKVQKGEFLSDFKPNEVLYPLANIKDFEIEE, from the coding sequence ATGGATAAAAATATCTTGTTTGATTCTTTTGAAATTAATGGTACTGAGTTGAAAAATAGAGTTGGAGTAGCCCCAATGACTCGGATTAGTGCTACAGAAGAAGGTTCTATTACAGATATAATGGTGAACTACTATCGTTCCTTTGCAAAGGGCGGTTTTGGGTTAGTCATTACAGAAGGTACGTATATAGATGATAAAAATAGCCAAACGTACCATTATCAACCAGGTATTGCACTAGATGGACAAGCCAAAGAGTGGAAAAAAGTTGTTGATGCGGTTCATTCAGAAGGTGGAAAAATCTTTATGCAACTACAGCATACTGGACCATTATCACAAGGGAACCGTTATAAAGATGAAACAATTGCCCCCTCTTCCGTTCAACCAAAAGGAGAACAGCTAAAATTTTACTTTGGTGAAGGGGAATTTAAGCTTCCAAGAACCATAACTAGAGAAGAAATGAACGAAGTAAAGAACAGTTTTGTTGCAGCTGCTAAAAGAGCGAAGTCTGTGGGTTTTGATGGTATTGAGCTACATGGTGCAAATGGTTATCTTTTAGATGCTTTTCTGACGGAATATACAAACCTTCGTACAGATGAATATGGTGGTAGTACGGAAAACAGAGTAAGATTCTTAGTTGAAATTGCTAACGAGGTAAGTCTAGCCGTTGCAGGAAGTAACTTTACAATTGGTATGAGAATTTCTCAATCTCAAGTAAATGATTACTTCTATAAGTGGTCAGGAAAAGAAGAAGATGCAAAAATTATCTTTGGTGCGTTAGGAAAATCTGGACTGGATTATATTCACGTAACGGAGTATGAGGCATGGCAACCAGCTTTTGAGGGTAACGAAGCGTCTCTTGTATCTCTTGCTAAGAAATATAGTCAATTACCGATTATCGCAAACGGTCAATTGGAAAATGTGGAACGAGCTGTAGATATCCTTACTAATGGAGGAGCTGACATAGTTACGCTTGGTAAAGGAGCTTTAGCTAACCATGATTGGGTTAAAAAGGTTCAAAAAGGAGAGTTTTTGTCTGATTTCAAACCGAATGAGGTTTTATATCCATTAGCAAACATTAAGGATTTTGAAATTGAAGAATAA
- a CDS encoding MFS transporter, whose translation MKRIPFYSFWFAKTSIALADVLYIMVITTFIYQKTDSALMASLFPLFKALANLIAGLTSPLLYKKFTFSTLLVSLQGLKAIILTFLLLGFLPITNHIYVLLLFILVISFMEGWGNPLLNSVTPKIVPKGNLVKANSSLSITTQSVQIAGYSFTGFAVINWGHNSTLAFNVVLLWVSVLALYITSKYFMDNVEVQIENKSKWTLMNEGWVILWRNQTLRLVTLMDVIEGMAGSIWIGAITLVYVKEALNQGEQWWGFINASYYMGTIFGGIITLFIAKTIQKHLIFSMAIGSLLFSIFTLIYGLTSNPILALLLCVAMGPAYQIRDVAQQTAFQINIQANHLPKVYASQGILLSTVTGLSIFLMGFIADFVGVRAVYIFGSILIFISAILSFTLVKAHNKMKIFFN comes from the coding sequence ATGAAAAGAATACCGTTTTATAGTTTCTGGTTTGCTAAGACAAGTATCGCCCTAGCTGATGTGCTTTACATTATGGTAATTACCACATTTATATATCAAAAAACTGATTCTGCATTAATGGCTTCATTATTTCCTTTATTCAAAGCCTTGGCTAATTTGATTGCTGGTCTTACATCACCATTACTTTATAAAAAGTTCACTTTCTCTACATTACTTGTGAGTCTTCAAGGTTTGAAGGCTATAATACTTACTTTCTTACTTCTGGGTTTCTTGCCTATAACTAATCATATTTATGTTCTGTTATTGTTTATTTTAGTTATATCTTTTATGGAAGGATGGGGAAACCCGTTACTTAATTCTGTTACACCTAAAATTGTACCGAAAGGAAATCTTGTGAAAGCTAACAGTTCTTTATCTATTACAACACAATCTGTTCAAATAGCTGGGTATAGCTTTACAGGTTTTGCTGTCATAAATTGGGGACATAATTCAACTTTGGCTTTTAATGTAGTATTGCTTTGGGTTTCTGTATTGGCTTTATATATTACATCAAAATATTTTATGGATAACGTTGAAGTTCAAATAGAAAATAAGTCTAAATGGACACTAATGAATGAAGGATGGGTTATTTTATGGCGTAATCAAACTCTTAGACTGGTTACATTAATGGATGTTATTGAGGGAATGGCAGGTTCCATTTGGATAGGAGCAATAACATTGGTGTATGTAAAAGAAGCCTTAAACCAAGGGGAACAATGGTGGGGGTTTATTAATGCAAGTTATTATATGGGTACTATTTTTGGGGGTATAATCACCTTGTTCATAGCTAAAACCATACAGAAGCACTTAATTTTTAGTATGGCGATCGGTTCGTTATTATTTAGTATTTTCACGTTAATATATGGGCTGACGAGTAACCCTATACTGGCTCTTCTGCTTTGTGTTGCAATGGGTCCAGCCTACCAAATAAGAGATGTAGCTCAACAAACTGCATTTCAAATAAATATTCAAGCCAACCATTTACCAAAGGTGTATGCATCCCAAGGTATCCTTTTATCAACTGTTACAGGTTTATCCATTTTTCTGATGGGTTTTATTGCTGATTTTGTTGGAGTACGAGCTGTATATATATTTGGATCTATCCTAATCTTTATTTCTGCTATATTATCTTTTACATTAGTTAAGGCTCATAATAAAATGAAAATCTTCTTTAACTAA
- a CDS encoding GNAT family N-acetyltransferase, which yields MPIISVRDYPEYKEKAIKYIQCKWANENSLKVYEDCIMHSITTKSPLPIWYLMEDSDEIIGCAGLISNDFISRMDLWPWICALYIENSYRGRSLGKELLMRAKADAEKAGFNKVFLCTDHIGYYEKYGFTYIGNGYHPWGSSSRIYESNNQFI from the coding sequence ATGCCAATTATTAGCGTTAGAGATTATCCAGAGTATAAAGAAAAAGCAATTAAATATATTCAGTGCAAATGGGCAAACGAAAACAGCCTGAAAGTATATGAAGACTGCATTATGCACAGCATAACAACAAAAAGTCCGCTCCCTATTTGGTATTTGATGGAGGATTCGGATGAAATTATTGGCTGCGCAGGTCTCATTAGCAATGATTTTATTAGTCGTATGGATTTATGGCCCTGGATATGTGCCCTTTATATTGAAAATAGCTATCGTGGTAGGTCTTTAGGCAAAGAGCTACTAATGCGTGCTAAAGCTGATGCGGAAAAAGCAGGATTCAATAAAGTTTTCCTTTGTACTGACCACATTGGATACTATGAAAAATATGGATTCACTTATATAGGTAACGGATACCATCCTTGGGGAAGTAGTTCAAGAATTTATGAGAGCAATAACCAATTCATTTAG
- a CDS encoding ester cyclase — translation MNQIPGNNEFTEISGGGSPAPKFLQTNEQIIKSFFEVVRSGSNPEQAKFFMAKEVRAHQVNSESMVTIKRSPENYADHIREMKDAWGNFKIEIQELISQNQKVHVRWKQTGMHIGEYEGYLPTNKEVIELGSAVYLLEDQKIVEYWIQVDRLGIIEQIKKNQEQD, via the coding sequence ATGAATCAAATACCGGGGAATAACGAATTCACGGAAATATCTGGGGGCGGTTCACCAGCTCCAAAATTCCTGCAGACAAACGAACAGATTATAAAAAGCTTCTTTGAAGTTGTCAGGTCAGGTAGCAACCCCGAACAAGCTAAGTTTTTTATGGCGAAAGAGGTAAGAGCACATCAAGTGAATTCAGAAAGCATGGTGACAATTAAAAGGTCACCTGAGAATTATGCTGATCATATAAGAGAAATGAAAGATGCATGGGGGAATTTTAAAATAGAAATCCAAGAATTAATTTCTCAAAATCAAAAAGTTCATGTCAGATGGAAGCAGACAGGAATGCATATCGGAGAGTACGAGGGGTATCTGCCTACAAATAAAGAGGTTATTGAATTAGGAAGTGCCGTATACCTGTTAGAGGATCAAAAAATAGTGGAATACTGGATTCAGGTGGACAGATTGGGAATCATTGAGCAAATAAAAAAGAATCAAGAACAAGATTAA
- a CDS encoding nuclear transport factor 2 family protein: protein MILKRPTVNTQQDLIDKASVKELIEFERFCRDNALWDEMDKCFTSDSKITISWFQGTGHEFVEASKKMPGRAPHKIYNTEIWLNGDKAVAIMIATIQKRIDINGYPVELNSDAKLVFSVQKINGQWYIVSMEGIYEKDSLVPVYPNANITVPMEELSEFRESYACLSYVLSQDGYDIAGDLPGIDRPDLVEAFYKKTDEWLSK, encoded by the coding sequence ATGATATTAAAAAGACCAACAGTAAATACACAACAGGATCTTATTGATAAGGCAAGTGTTAAAGAATTAATTGAATTTGAGCGTTTTTGCAGAGATAACGCTTTATGGGATGAAATGGACAAATGCTTTACATCTGATTCAAAGATAACAATCTCCTGGTTTCAAGGAACTGGACATGAATTTGTGGAAGCTTCCAAGAAGATGCCAGGTCGCGCACCACATAAAATTTATAATACTGAAATATGGCTCAATGGTGATAAGGCGGTTGCCATCATGATAGCAACCATTCAAAAACGAATAGATATTAATGGATACCCAGTTGAATTAAATTCTGATGCAAAACTAGTATTCAGTGTACAAAAAATAAATGGACAATGGTATATCGTTTCCATGGAAGGGATTTACGAAAAAGATTCTCTTGTACCTGTATATCCAAATGCCAATATAACTGTTCCTATGGAAGAGTTATCTGAATTTAGAGAAAGCTATGCTTGTCTTTCCTATGTTCTTAGCCAAGACGGCTATGATATAGCCGGTGATTTGCCTGGAATTGACAGACCTGACTTAGTAGAAGCTTTTTATAAGAAAACAGATGAATGGTTAAGCAAATAG
- a CDS encoding MFS transporter: MTRYMALLFATACGMAVANIYYAQPLLDSLSIEFGIAHSSIGIVITITQLCYALGLLLLVPLGDLLNRRRLIISQMLLSVLSLIVVGIAPIITVLFTGLAAVGLLAVVTQVLVAFASTLAAPSERGRIVGLVQSGIVIGILLARTFAGVLTDLAGWRSVYLVSAAMMLIMTGVLFRVLPRDESERESLSYPQLLRSVLTLFRQERILRIRGVLALLIFTAFSTLWTSLVLPLSAPPYSLSHTAIGAFGLAGVAGALAAAHAGGLADRGLGQRTTCIALVLLLASWFPISFTEHSLVALVIGVIFLDLAVQAVHVTNQSMIFTVRPEARSRLTAAYMIFYSIGSAMGSIISTNIYANYGWIGVSLFGASVSALALLYWVMTYRLTEQIKEK; encoded by the coding sequence ATGACTCGCTACATGGCACTATTGTTTGCAACAGCCTGTGGGATGGCTGTCGCCAACATATACTATGCACAACCGTTGCTAGACTCCCTGTCGATCGAATTCGGTATCGCCCATTCATCCATCGGCATTGTCATCACCATTACCCAGCTTTGTTACGCCCTAGGACTGCTACTGCTGGTACCACTCGGTGATCTACTGAATCGACGTCGGCTAATCATCAGTCAGATGCTTTTATCCGTATTGTCTCTGATTGTCGTCGGCATCGCCCCCATCATCACCGTGCTGTTCACCGGGTTAGCTGCGGTCGGGCTGCTTGCTGTGGTGACTCAAGTGCTCGTAGCGTTCGCATCGACTTTGGCTGCCCCATCCGAGCGTGGACGTATAGTCGGCTTGGTGCAAAGTGGAATCGTGATTGGCATTCTGCTCGCACGAACATTCGCTGGTGTACTAACCGATCTCGCCGGTTGGCGTTCGGTCTATCTTGTTTCTGCCGCCATGATGCTCATCATGACCGGCGTGTTGTTCCGAGTACTCCCGCGTGATGAAAGCGAAAGAGAGTCACTTTCCTATCCGCAGCTGCTTCGTTCGGTGCTCACATTGTTCAGGCAAGAACGAATCCTACGCATCCGCGGAGTACTGGCACTGCTGATTTTTACCGCGTTTAGCACATTGTGGACTTCGCTGGTGCTACCTCTCAGTGCTCCACCATACTCCCTTTCACATACCGCAATTGGAGCGTTTGGTCTTGCTGGAGTTGCCGGAGCATTAGCTGCTGCTCATGCTGGAGGTCTGGCTGATCGAGGTCTAGGGCAGCGAACAACCTGCATAGCCCTAGTTTTATTGTTAGCATCATGGTTCCCAATCAGCTTTACCGAACACTCACTGGTCGCATTAGTCATTGGCGTTATCTTTCTTGACCTGGCTGTGCAAGCAGTACATGTAACCAACCAGAGTATGATTTTCACAGTGCGTCCTGAGGCAAGAAGCCGACTTACTGCTGCTTACATGATTTTTTATTCCATCGGCAGTGCCATGGGTTCAATTATTTCAACCAATATATACGCAAACTATGGCTGGATCGGAGTATCTCTATTTGGTGCCTCTGTCAGCGCTTTGGCCCTTTTGTATTGGGTAATGACCTACCGTCTTACGGAGCAGATTAAAGAGAAATAA
- a CDS encoding SH3 domain-containing protein, translating to MNIEMPLVVDGKLVVSRKEKHGYHKEGKIKAKEITPVFTTRMETRQYNKATHNLDIRNVLDVKSFLRSITLDWGTHVATVRKWVKRSPAKTVIVSGIFTILLTLSAQTASACIDEYTYVVKDTDTIEAISKKHGVTPQQIKEANGITSIKDHQKLLLPSVKDAYVTATSLNVRSSPSTSSSIVGSYKKGDAVKLIHVKNGWAEIIIEGRVVFVSAAYISESKATDQGTGPVDTTPDTSVQAKTMYVHASSLRVRAAASATGAVLGSLKQNSKVTVVSTTNGWAQITYHGKKAYVSESYLTAKPQTSKQENPSHSSIYIIKSGDTFTKISKRLGIPVAVIQEANPKVDSSKLTIGQTIKIPVVSPPTQTNTTINVKGMVTGVDSTGVFRFIANDGVTYSAKATSDSLKNELFSLQGTEVELTLDSKRGKQMTLIAIRPFK from the coding sequence ATGAACATAGAGATGCCTTTAGTGGTGGATGGAAAATTGGTAGTAAGCAGAAAAGAAAAACATGGGTATCACAAAGAAGGAAAAATCAAAGCGAAAGAAATCACGCCCGTATTCACTACAAGAATGGAAACCCGTCAATATAATAAAGCAACCCATAATCTGGATATCAGAAATGTTTTAGATGTAAAATCTTTCTTGAGAAGCATCACACTGGATTGGGGAACCCATGTAGCCACTGTAAGGAAATGGGTGAAAAGGAGTCCAGCTAAAACAGTCATCGTATCGGGAATTTTCACGATTTTATTAACACTTTCGGCTCAAACCGCTTCTGCGTGTATAGATGAATATACGTATGTGGTGAAGGATACGGATACGATTGAAGCTATTTCTAAAAAACACGGTGTTACACCGCAACAAATCAAAGAGGCAAACGGCATCACTTCGATTAAAGATCACCAAAAATTACTTTTACCAAGTGTTAAAGATGCGTATGTTACAGCCACTTCTTTGAATGTTCGTTCCTCACCTAGTACAAGCAGCTCCATTGTCGGCAGCTATAAAAAAGGGGATGCAGTAAAACTTATCCATGTGAAAAATGGATGGGCAGAAATAATAATCGAAGGCAGAGTGGTGTTTGTGAGTGCCGCTTACATTTCTGAATCTAAAGCAACGGATCAAGGTACGGGTCCTGTTGATACTACCCCCGATACATCTGTTCAAGCTAAGACGATGTATGTACATGCAAGCTCGTTACGTGTTAGGGCCGCTGCCTCTGCAACTGGTGCAGTATTGGGTTCCTTGAAACAAAATAGTAAAGTAACGGTGGTTTCAACCACTAATGGTTGGGCTCAAATCACGTACCACGGAAAAAAAGCATATGTGAGCGAGAGCTATTTAACTGCAAAACCGCAAACAAGCAAACAAGAGAACCCTTCCCATTCTTCTATATACATTATTAAAAGTGGAGATACATTTACTAAGATTTCTAAACGTTTAGGCATTCCTGTAGCGGTTATTCAAGAAGCAAACCCTAAAGTGGACTCATCAAAATTAACAATCGGACAAACGATAAAGATCCCAGTCGTGTCCCCCCCTACTCAAACCAATACGACGATTAACGTTAAAGGGATGGTTACAGGAGTCGACTCAACGGGCGTTTTCCGATTCATAGCCAATGATGGTGTTACTTATTCAGCAAAAGCCACTTCCGATTCACTGAAAAATGAGCTGTTTTCATTACAAGGCACTGAAGTGGAGTTAACATTGGACAGTAAACGAGGCAAACAAATGACGCTGATTGCCATCCGTCCATTCAAGTAA
- a CDS encoding helix-turn-helix domain-containing protein, which produces MNNSKQANSNADTTEIKLALYIQELFEVLYLNLGLQQLIDKAREILGHPMVVHDMGFKVLTASYDAHEIVDFTQDEHGNNYINEDTIQFIRSNNVADKVRKKGSSEYIKKLEPLNGTNLSIIKINDIEIAQFAVYEAGIKFEEIDFKLIDKITQILSVELQKSNAFNMDHSLIPNYVLTDLLDGKIMTQDAVRDKLHYLNWIQEKNLYIIVISNKDRKGLDFKIPAVVQVLKEFIPLENCIIFQSNITAFIPKKLYEKLFIGSKSEFINSLERNELRAGISLNLSEISDCKRYYLQAIEALEIGKKQNIIVSFFKDSALNIISDLIKSKYNYMDFCHPAVIKIIEFDQQNQSDLLLTLKHYLYYRSSPNEASKVLCIHRNTLFYRINKIKDMTGIDLNHVTEISHLYFSIRLLEINGYEINA; this is translated from the coding sequence ATGAATAATTCAAAACAAGCTAACTCGAATGCAGATACTACTGAAATAAAATTAGCCCTATATATTCAGGAACTATTTGAAGTACTCTATCTGAACTTAGGATTGCAACAGCTCATTGATAAAGCCAGAGAAATACTAGGCCACCCCATGGTTGTTCATGATATGGGATTTAAGGTGCTAACAGCTTCTTATGATGCACATGAGATTGTAGATTTCACACAAGATGAGCACGGAAATAATTATATTAATGAAGATACGATTCAGTTTATTCGTTCCAATAATGTTGCGGATAAGGTACGCAAAAAAGGTTCTTCTGAATACATTAAAAAGTTGGAACCTCTAAACGGAACAAATCTTTCTATAATTAAAATTAATGACATTGAAATTGCACAGTTTGCTGTATATGAGGCAGGAATTAAGTTTGAAGAAATTGATTTTAAACTCATCGATAAGATTACCCAGATTTTGTCTGTTGAACTTCAAAAAAGCAATGCATTTAACATGGACCATAGTCTTATACCAAATTATGTTCTTACAGACTTGTTGGATGGAAAAATAATGACGCAGGATGCTGTTAGAGACAAGCTGCATTATTTAAATTGGATACAAGAAAAGAACCTATATATTATAGTGATATCTAACAAAGACCGAAAAGGATTAGACTTTAAAATTCCAGCAGTGGTCCAAGTTTTAAAAGAATTCATTCCACTGGAAAATTGCATTATATTTCAATCAAATATTACAGCATTTATCCCCAAAAAACTTTATGAAAAATTATTTATTGGCTCCAAATCAGAATTTATAAATTCATTAGAAAGAAATGAATTAAGAGCAGGAATTAGCTTGAATCTCTCTGAAATTTCTGATTGCAAAAGATATTATTTACAAGCAATAGAGGCCCTTGAGATTGGAAAGAAACAAAATATTATCGTATCTTTTTTTAAGGACTCTGCACTAAATATCATTTCTGACTTAATTAAAAGCAAGTACAATTATATGGATTTTTGTCATCCGGCAGTAATAAAAATTATAGAGTTTGATCAGCAAAACCAATCAGATTTATTACTTACACTTAAGCACTATCTTTACTATAGGAGTTCACCAAATGAAGCATCTAAAGTGTTGTGCATCCATAGAAATACCCTATTTTATCGAATCAATAAAATAAAGGACATGACTGGAATTGATTTAAATCATGTAACTGAAATATCGCATCTCTATTTTTCAATAAGGCTTCTAGAAATTAACGGTTATGAAATTAATGCATGA
- a CDS encoding M1 family metallopeptidase, with amino-acid sequence MIYGTEKVKFPSTSTVKQDKEGFSPKGLSPGSESEYDINMEMDVEGNFKIHSTTSIKNISTDEWEQLIFYFIPNMFTETNSSLEKPSTVKVESINLDGETVKFNLEKDTLTVPLNEKLEPNKDVVVDIKYEFTLPEKGFRFTKNETNYFLAQWYPMIATYRNHNWNKEAYRLKGETYHTGFSDFKIQYKLPKDLTIISSSDTDRYPSKRTGVLEGKNLKEFYISLLREPNVIQKKTDDITIRVFGVDERKELHKEISEIASEAMNYFQDTIGPYPHKQLDIILDELGMEYPGVVTASSIYNHWLESPEHLKRTVVHEIAHQWFYGVISNDPYHDAWLDEGITTLATSLFYANQGNDSSFDEELSREFTLPVNLPLDKYSFNEQSGYIYGKSSEMLWKVFQENGGKLKAEDFLKNYYDHYQYKEVNTLEFVRFLKYDLKLKDDDYFKDWILLENNNERVR; translated from the coding sequence ATGATATATGGAACGGAAAAGGTGAAATTTCCCAGCACTTCAACGGTTAAACAGGATAAGGAAGGGTTTTCACCAAAAGGATTATCTCCAGGTAGTGAGTCTGAGTACGATATTAATATGGAAATGGATGTAGAAGGTAACTTTAAAATCCATTCAACTACTTCTATTAAAAATATCTCTACTGATGAATGGGAACAGTTAATATTTTACTTTATTCCAAATATGTTTACTGAAACTAATTCATCCTTAGAAAAACCCTCTACTGTTAAAGTCGAAAGCATCAATCTTGATGGAGAAACAGTAAAGTTCAATCTTGAAAAAGATACGTTAACCGTTCCTTTAAATGAAAAGTTAGAACCAAATAAAGATGTAGTTGTCGACATTAAGTATGAATTCACTCTTCCAGAGAAGGGTTTTCGATTTACCAAAAATGAAACTAATTATTTTCTAGCCCAATGGTATCCTATGATTGCCACATATAGAAACCATAATTGGAATAAGGAAGCGTATCGGTTGAAAGGTGAGACCTATCATACTGGATTTAGTGATTTCAAAATACAATACAAATTGCCAAAAGATTTAACAATAATTTCATCTAGCGATACTGATAGGTATCCAAGTAAACGTACAGGCGTTTTAGAAGGGAAAAACTTGAAAGAATTTTATATTTCGTTACTGAGGGAACCAAATGTGATCCAAAAGAAGACAGATGACATTACAATAAGAGTATTTGGGGTTGATGAAAGAAAAGAATTACATAAAGAAATAAGTGAGATCGCGAGTGAAGCAATGAATTACTTTCAAGATACTATTGGACCTTATCCTCATAAGCAACTGGATATTATTTTAGATGAATTAGGAATGGAATATCCAGGTGTAGTAACAGCTAGTTCTATTTATAATCATTGGCTTGAAAGTCCTGAACATCTAAAACGTACAGTTGTTCACGAAATTGCTCATCAATGGTTTTATGGGGTTATAAGTAATGATCCTTATCACGATGCCTGGCTGGATGAAGGTATAACAACGCTCGCTACTTCGTTGTTTTATGCAAATCAAGGTAATGATAGTTCCTTTGATGAAGAGCTCTCTAGGGAATTTACTTTACCTGTAAACTTACCATTAGATAAATACTCTTTTAACGAACAGAGTGGTTATATTTATGGGAAATCTTCCGAAATGCTCTGGAAAGTTTTTCAGGAAAATGGTGGGAAATTAAAAGCAGAAGATTTTCTCAAAAATTATTATGATCATTATCAATATAAGGAAGTAAATACACTAGAGTTTGTACGTTTTTTAAAATACGATTTGAAATTAAAGGATGACGACTATTTTAAAGATTGGATTTTATTAGAGAATAACAATGAGCGGGTGCGTTAG
- a CDS encoding TetR/AcrR family transcriptional regulator: MVRLREFDEEKALDEAMLLFWEKGYKATSLSDLTAKMGIQRPSLYSAFGDKEKLFEAALRKYTKLHASHIRTKFQNNLSVKEAFQTFFEDLVEEEYKESPNKGCFCINTMVELAPHDEKFEILTREHQMYLSIIFQETIVRGIRSGELESSLDAKVLAQTLVVSLIGLTVLMKSRPERSFVENSVAMILSLLK; the protein is encoded by the coding sequence ATGGTTCGACTTCGTGAATTTGATGAGGAAAAAGCGTTGGATGAAGCTATGCTGCTTTTTTGGGAGAAGGGGTACAAGGCTACTTCGCTAAGCGATTTGACTGCCAAAATGGGGATACAACGACCAAGCTTATACTCAGCTTTTGGAGACAAAGAGAAATTGTTTGAGGCTGCATTACGCAAATATACAAAGCTACATGCTTCCCATATTCGAACAAAATTTCAAAACAATCTATCTGTAAAGGAAGCATTTCAAACATTTTTTGAAGATTTGGTGGAAGAGGAATATAAAGAAAGTCCGAACAAAGGATGTTTTTGCATTAATACAATGGTGGAACTTGCTCCTCACGATGAAAAATTTGAAATCCTTACAAGGGAGCATCAAATGTATCTTTCGATCATATTTCAAGAAACGATTGTCCGAGGTATTCGCTCAGGTGAGCTCGAAAGCAGCCTTGATGCTAAAGTTTTGGCACAGACACTAGTCGTTTCATTAATCGGACTTACCGTGTTAATGAAATCTCGTCCAGAGCGTTCATTTGTAGAAAATTCTGTAGCGATGATATTATCATTATTAAAATAA
- a CDS encoding YesK family protein has protein sequence MYEAGIILGIIMCGLTYLFLRKIEDRTQFLLLFSLGILILVFSLFVIGGFEGMPYGVLSLGVMTLAILYFFLNRYPLGRKILFIGVPLIMALHILFVFINQVDYRVVDKERLTDDETGNYIEKIEKDTSIVGYKKFKGGEGEDFLLISMGGERKGNTIEVLEVNEDSEKTIIRIRTSFNKNPEPNPYIAVALTRIKSKVVILDTDGTNYGDGLFD, from the coding sequence ATGTATGAAGCAGGAATTATACTGGGAATTATTATGTGTGGACTCACCTATCTATTTTTGAGAAAGATAGAGGACAGAACTCAATTCTTACTTCTATTCTCACTAGGCATTTTGATTTTAGTGTTTTCACTTTTTGTGATTGGTGGGTTTGAGGGGATGCCGTATGGTGTATTGAGCCTTGGTGTAATGACACTGGCGATTCTATATTTTTTCTTAAATAGATATCCCTTAGGAAGGAAAATTCTCTTTATTGGGGTTCCATTAATCATGGCTCTTCATATTTTATTCGTATTTATCAATCAAGTTGACTACAGGGTTGTGGATAAGGAAAGACTGACCGATGATGAAACCGGGAATTATATTGAAAAAATCGAGAAAGATACATCGATTGTCGGTTACAAAAAGTTTAAAGGAGGTGAAGGGGAGGACTTTTTATTAATATCAATGGGTGGTGAAAGAAAGGGAAATACCATTGAAGTGTTGGAAGTGAACGAAGATAGTGAAAAGACTATCATCCGCATTCGGACGTCTTTTAATAAAAACCCTGAGCCAAATCCGTATATAGCTGTAGCACTTACTCGTATAAAATCAAAGGTAGTCATTTTGGATACTGATGGAACAAATTATGGAGATGGTTTATTTGATTAA